In Streptomyces pluripotens, the genomic window CCTTTGAGGGCAGGTTCCCCCTTGGCGGGTGCCGGTGGTTCGCGGGCAGCCGTTCACCTGCGCTCACGGACGGCCGGGCCATGGGAAGGACCCGGCACACGGTCTCGTCCAGAACGACGGTGAACGGGGCTGAATGAGACGGCAGCCGAGTCGGCAGCCGAAACGGCGGCAGTCCTGACCGCTGCGTGGGAGACGGTCCGTGGCTAGTTGCCCGGAATCACCGTTCGTGTGGGGCTAAGCGGCCTTGGGCCGCGCTGCACGTCTGCCCGAGGCGGGCTCCTTCGCGTCCTCGGGTGGCAAGGTTCCGTCTTCTCCGAAGTCAGGGGCTCGGAAGGGGTCGGTCGTCGGAGGCGGCGATGCTGCGGTGGAACAGCGGGGTTGCCCTTCCAGGGCGGAAAACAGCGATGTCGGGTCGATGAGAGGGCTCTCTTTCGTTACGGGTCCCTGAAGGGGCCTGGTGCGCCGTGAGAGGCACGGCGGTCCTACAGCTTGGTCATCTTGGCGTACGGGACCAAGATCCGCACTTGCTCCGATCCGAAATCCACGAGTGCCGCGACTCCGGTCTCGATGCCGATCACTCGGCCGAGGCCGTACATGTCGTGGGTGACCTGATCCCCCACGGCGAAGTGTTTGGGAGCCGGTGCGACGGGGGCCTTGAAGGGGCTGGTAGGCAGATGGCGCTTCGGCGCCGGAGGCTTTGTCATAGCTCAGTATGAGCGTACGCGTTTCCCGTTCGCTGTGGCCGTCGGCACAGATCCGCACGGAAACCCCTGCTTCACCTCGCTGACCTGGGGTTTTCCGAACCCTGGCGAGGCGAAACTGGACCGGACGATTCCGCCGCTGACCGCGCTGGCCCCTGTGTCCGGCACGATTGGGGGACGAAGTGCAGCCGACGTCGGTCAACCACGAGGACGAGCGTGTCGACCGCGGCCCGCGCAGTGGGCGCCGAGCTTCGCGACGAGCGGGATGCTGCCCCCGACGAAGGCACTGATCGCGGCCAGGGCTCTGCTCCGGCGTACCCAGCGCCCCGGCACCTGGCACCGCATCTCCGAGTAGACGCAGGCTCGGGCCGACGCCCAGGCACTGATCACCTGGGACCTGTCAGTGCACTTGACCGTCGCCCGTGCCGACCAGCATGCGGCGGGTACCGCAAGAAGGGGATCTGCGGGCCGAGCTGCTGCGGATCCTCGTACGCCGGTGAGATCAACGACGCGTACACCACCGAGCATCGGGTCCGTCGCACGCTCGGCCCCGTCCTGCAAGGGGCGTTGGGTCAGCAAGAGCTCCTGACGGGGCTTCACGGCCATTGCAGATCATCAACCCGTGGTTTCCCGCTCGGTGGAGCGTTGATGTGCTCTGGGCATTGCGTCGGAGCAACAGGCCGCGCTGGCAGCGAAGTCCGAGACGATCCTGCCGCATCTCGATGAACGTCAGCGTCGCCTGTTGTCGGGAGCGGAGGCGCGGTCGATCGGGCATGGCGGGGCCAGGTTGGTCGCACGGGCCGCCGACGTGCGGGAGGCGACCGCGTTGCTGGGGGTGCGCGAGTTCGAGTCCGGGGAGCCTCCGCTGGGACGCGTCCGGCGGCCGGGCGGCGGACGAAAACGGGTCGTTGACCTGGATCCCGGTCTGCGCGATGCGTTGCTGGCGCTGGTGGAGCCGGATGTGCGCGGGGCCGATGTCGCCGCTGCGCTGGACGACGAAGTCGACGCGCAACCTGGCGGCCGAGCTGACCCGGCAGGGCCACCGGGTCTCGGCCGACACGGTCGGAGTCCTGCTGCGAGAGGAGGGCTTCAGCCTGCAGGGCAACGCCAGGACCATCGAGGGCAGCCGGCACCCGGACCGGGACGGGCAGCCCCTCGGAGTCTGGAACCTCCCGGGGAGGGGCTGCATCTCTCTGTGCGGTGAGGCAGGAGTGGTGGCACGGGGTCCCGCAGGGATGTCTTCACCAGGGGGAAGTCTCATGGCACGGCGGACACTGGCGGTCTCGGTTCTCAGCCTGGTGGTGCTGATGGGTGCCGCTGCCTGTGGCAAAGACCACGACACCGCCACCCAGCCGTCCAAGGGCTTTTCGGACGCTCATCCCGCCGCGTGCGGATCGTCCCAGCTGAGCTGGAAGATGACCCTTCTGCCGGGTAAGCCGCACAATACGCCGACGGCGATGCTCAGCGCCGCGCACAAGGGATCGAAGCCCTGCGCCTTCG contains:
- a CDS encoding CarD family transcriptional regulator, coding for MTKPPAPKRHLPTSPFKAPVAPAPKHFAVGDQVTHDMYGLGRVIGIETGVAALVDFGSEQVRILVPYAKMTKL